Proteins encoded together in one Telopea speciosissima isolate NSW1024214 ecotype Mountain lineage chromosome 6, Tspe_v1, whole genome shotgun sequence window:
- the LOC122664490 gene encoding uncharacterized protein LOC122664490, with product MVKPTGEHNKNKYCRFHQDHGHDTEECRQLKDEIEALIQRGRLNKSVKREREGGSSKQESREQNVEDKEKLYIRGEESPDIQTRHLENQPLREIATIFGGPGVGGESSNSRKIHAWTIHLIETANKKRKTEHQTTFSDKDLANSQLPHDDALMVKMIVANCLVARILVDNGSLVNILYVDLFLKMQLTPEMLKMIDSPLYGFNGAPVQVEGSIKLLVTVGTEPQLFTIMMNFLVVKVNSAYNRILDNPGLNALQAIVS from the coding sequence ATGGTGAAGCCTACCGGTGAGCACAATAAAAATAAGTATTGTAGGTTTCATCAGGATCATGGACATGACACTGAAGAGTGTAGACAGTTGAAAGATGAGATAGAAGCTTTGATCCAAAGAGGTCGATTGAATAAATctgtgaagagagagagagagggaggaagcaGTAAGCAGGAGAGTCGAGAACAGAATGTGGAAGACAAAGAAAAATTATATATCCGGGGAGAAGAGAGTCCGGACATCCAAACACGACATTTAGAGAATCAACCTCTTAGGGAGATTGCGACCATCTTTGGAGGCCCCGGGGTAGGAGGAGAATCCTCAAACTCAAGGAAAATTCATGCATGGACTATACATTTGATAGAAACAGcgaacaagaaaagaaagaccgAACATCAGACCACTTTTTCAGATAAGGATCTGGCTAACAGCCAGTTACCACATGACGATGCACTGATGGTGAAGATGATCGTCGCTAATTGCTTGGTGGCTCGCATCTTGGTAGACAACGGGAGTTTAGTAAACATCTTATATGTTGATTTATTCCTGAAGATGCAATTAACTCCTGAGATGCTGAAAATGATAGATTCACCCCTATATGGATTCAACGGAGCTCCTGTGCAGGTGGAAGGGTCCATTAAACTTCTAGTCACAGTTGGAACGGAGCCCCAACTATTCACTATAATGATGAATTTTCTGGTGGTGAAGGTTAACTCTGCTTACAATAGAATCCTCGACAACCCAGGTTTGAATGCCTTACAGGCCATAGTCTCCTAA
- the LOC122664489 gene encoding uncharacterized protein LOC122664489, translating to MPLIEQYDRAADPEDHLETFKALMYLQGPSNAIMCRAYPSTLKGSARQWFSHLKPQSLASFIDLGRAFLANFMSTRIHKKTATNLLAIRQQTGESTREFLTRFNREALEVRDLDPMVTFQALSSGIRDRKLKEFLIMEEPTNMYDLYSWCEKHINLAEVLAAEQQKESRSERKGQERKEQPINGNKLMENREQ from the coding sequence ATGCCTCTAATAGAGCAGTATGACAGGGCGGCAGATCCAGAAGATCATCTGGAGACTTTCAAAGCTCTGATGTATCTGCAAGGACCCTCTAACGCGATCATGTGCAGAGCATATCCATCAACATTGAAAGGATCAGCAAGGCAATGGTTCTCGCATCTTAAGCCACAATCCCTGGCTAGCTTTATAGATCTGGGAAGAGCTTTCTTAGCTAACTTTATGAGCACCAGGATCCATAAAAAGACCGCGACAAACCTATTAGCCATCAGACAACAAACGGGAGAGTCAACCAGGGAATTCCTCACCAGATTCAATAGGGAGGCTTTGGAAGTACGAGATTTGGATCCAATGGTAACATTCCAAGCTCTCAGCAGTGGAATTAGAGATAGGAAATTGAAAGAGTTTCTAATTATGGAAGAACCAACAAACATGTATGATCTCTATTCATGGTGTGAGAAACACATCAACTTGGCGGAGGTTCTCGCTGCAGAGCAGCAAAAAGAGTCAAGAAGTGAAAGGAAAggtcaagaaagaaaagaacaaccAATTAATGGCAACAAGTTGATGGAGAACAGAGAGCAATGA